The following proteins come from a genomic window of Acidimicrobiales bacterium:
- a CDS encoding nitroreductase family deazaflavin-dependent oxidoreductase, whose protein sequence is MSALDAAQAAFLVVHQRLYEATGGRIGHRLIGVPTLLLRTTGRKTGLPRTSALVYAVDSGDYVVVASNGGSDTAPGWLANVRGNRDVGLQVARRTLRATAVVVERGDAEYERLWRIVNANNHARYDGYQARTSRPIALVRLTPSP, encoded by the coding sequence ATGAGCGCCCTCGACGCGGCCCAGGCTGCGTTCCTGGTAGTCCATCAACGCCTCTACGAGGCGACCGGAGGTCGCATCGGACACCGGCTGATCGGGGTGCCCACCCTGTTGCTCCGGACGACCGGGCGCAAAACCGGGTTACCTCGCACCTCCGCCCTCGTCTATGCCGTCGACAGCGGTGACTACGTCGTCGTGGCGTCCAACGGTGGCAGCGACACGGCGCCCGGATGGCTCGCCAACGTGCGAGGCAATCGCGACGTCGGCCTCCAGGTGGCGAGGCGCACCCTCCGCGCCACTGCTGTAGTGGTCGAGCGCGGTGATGCCGAGTACGAACGGCTTTGGCGCATCGTGAATGCCAACAACCACGCCCGCTACGACGGCTACCAAGCGCGCACATCCCGCCCCATCGCGTTGGTGCGCCTCACTCCGTCGCCCTGA